From a region of the Sebastes umbrosus isolate fSebUmb1 chromosome 10, fSebUmb1.pri, whole genome shotgun sequence genome:
- the msh6 gene encoding DNA mismatch repair protein Msh6, with amino-acid sequence MAKQSSLFNFFTKSPPPVSKKKTNPSPAEADLPSSVDKSSSSPKEQAKSSSSPKEQAKSSSSPKEQAKQTPTQQPNKTSKAKPKSKDKSSKGGFKKLFGDNIKAATTKQSNTCTFSAGALVWAKLEGHPWWPCMVVPQPLTGLQMRGRGRAQRIHVHFFDEPTTRGWVSTKYIREYHGSDSSDAKIGGVFFSGKPVIRRAMELADGVMFDSTEKRLKMPICMDPSDDEEEEDDDDEEMEIDKSTSSDEEELSDEEEQINEKVKPSKVSLRSSRASTENGNKAKRRRIIVASDSDGSDEEFKPEKAASSSEDEEEEATVSSGEEKEESTNESEAESPIKPVKRKRPEEKSDSTKAKIPTTPSFTPKRAPPAIAVNTKSRLSAFSAPDNFESQANGSGTGGGATTWDHEKLEWCQDGRRKDGRRRRQTEDGYDPATLYVPEDFLNRTSPGMRRWWQLKSEMFDTVIFYKVGKFYELYHMDAVIGVNELGLTFMKGTWAHSGFPEIGFGRFSDVLVQKGYKVARVEQTETPEMMEVRCKKMAKPTKFDRVVRREVCRIITRGTQTYSVLDGAPSESQSKFLLSLKEKAEEESSGRCRTYGVCFVDTSVGYFHIGQFPDDRHCSRLRTLIAHFAPAEVLFEKGNPSVETRKILKASLSSALQEGLTAGTQFWDAQKTLKTLSEEDYFREIADKDQGTGNNFLPALLKKMTSESDSLCLTPKEGYELGLSALGGCISYLKKCLVDQELLSLANFEEYVPVDVELEKAAGPASFFAQTRQRMVLDGVTLANLEIFQNGSGGTEGTLLERLDTCSTPFGKRLLKQWLCAPLCNPTSIKDRLDAVEDLMAAQAQATEVSDLLKKLPDLERLLSKIHSIGTPLKGQDHPDGRAVLYEEVTYSKRKIADFLSALEGFKTMQEIITVLAPVSDESQSALLRQVVSLKGEKDGLFPDLSAELRRWETAFDHQKARTTGVITPKAGFDPEFDQALTSIKNCERELQDYLDRQKKRVGCKSMSYWGTGRNRYQMEVPDSVSERNIPEEYEVKSTKKGWKRYVTKETERLFSELQGFEEKRDAALKDCMRRLFYNFDKNYRDWKTGVECMAVIDVLLALSRYSQGGDGPMARPQVVLPEGDDQMATFLDLVGSRHPCVTKTFFGDDFIPNDINIGCPGGGETDEEKEHASCVLVTGPNMGGKSTLMRQCGLVIILAQLGCHVPAESLRFTPVDRVFTRLGASDRIMAGESTFFVELSETASILHHATKHSLVLLDELGRGTATYDGTAIASAVVKELAEKICCRTLFSTHYHSLVEDYANNHAVRLGHMACMVENECEDPSQETITFLYKFITGACPKSYGFNAARLANLPEVVIQSGHRKAKEFERSTISLRLFKKLCQFAEDATPGNTHFSSLVQMLNTL; translated from the exons ATGGCGAAACAAAGCTCTCTTTTCAATTTCTTCACCAAGTCTCCTCCTCCGGTCTCCAAGAAGAAGACAAATCCGTCTCCGGCCGAGGCGGACCTGCCGTCTTCCGTGGACAAGTCCAGCTCCTCTCCTAAAGAGCAGGCTAAGTCCAGCTCCTCTCCTAAAGAGCAGGCTAAGTCCAGCTCCTCTCCTAAAGAGCAGGCTAAACAGACACCGACACAGCAGCCAAACAAGACCAGCAAAGCTAAACCGAAGAGTAAAGACAAGTCCTCCAAAGGCGGATTCAAGAAGCTGTTTGGAGACAACATCAAGGCTGCAACAACCAAACAGAG CAACACATGCACATTCAGTGCTGGTGCCCTTGTGTGGGCAAAACTGGAGGGACACCCCTGGTGGCCATGCATGGTGGTACCCCAACCTCTGACTGGACTGCAGATGAGGGGCCGCGGTCGGGCCCAACGCATACACGTCCATTTCTTCGATGAACCCACTACCAGAGGATGGGTCAGCACCAAATATATCCGAGAGTACCACG GCTCTGACAGCAGTGATGCTAAAATAGGAGGGGTGTTCTTCAGCGGCAAACCTGTAATCCGTCGTGCGATGGAGCTCGCTGATGGAGTGATGTTTGACAGCACTGAAAAAAGATTAAAGATGCCTATCTGTATGGATCCGTCTGAtgacgaagaagaagaggatgatgatgatgaagaaatgGAG attgacAAGTCAACATCGTCTGATGAAGAAGAGCTCAGTGATGAGGAAGAACAGATAAATGAGAAAGTGAAGCCGTCCAAGGTCAGTCTACGTTCATCCCGTGCTTCAACAGAAAACGGAAATAAAGCCAAGCGCCGGCGCATAATTGTAGCCTCAGACAGTGACGGATCAGATGAGGAATTCAAACCAGAAAAGGCTGCGTCCAGcagtgaggatgaggaggaagaagcaACGGTGAGTagtggagaggagaaagaggagagcacAAATGAGTCGGAAGCAGAAAGCCCCATCAAGCCTGTAAAGCGCAAACGTCCTGAAGAAAAGTCTGATTCTACAAAAGCCAAGATACCTACGACCCCGTCTTTCACACCCAAACGAGCGCCGCCAGCGATTGCAGTCAACACAAAGTCTCGCCTGTCGGCCTTCTCTGCCCCCGACAACTTTGAGAGCCAGGCAAACGGATCAGGCACCGGTGGAGGCGCCACAACTTGGGACCATGAGAAGCTGGAGTGGTGTCAGGACGGCAGGAGGAAAGACGGCCGAAGGCGGCGACAGACAGAAGATGGCTACGATCCCGCCACCCTGTATGTACCAGAAGACTTTCTGAACAGAACCAGTCCTGGTATGCGTCGGTGGTGGCAGCTCAAATCTGAGATGTTTGATACAGTCATCTTCTACAAGGTGGGAAAGTTTTACGAGCTCTACCACATGGATGCTGTGATCGGAGTCAACGAGCTGGGGCTAACATTCATGAAGGGGACCTGGGCACACTCTGGCTTCCCAGAGATCGGCTTTGGGCGTTTCTCAGACGTACTGGTCCAGAAAGGCTACAAGGTGGCTCGTGTGGAGCAGACGGAGACCCCAGAGATGATGGAAGTCCGCTGTAAGAAGATGGCGAAGCCCACAAAGTTTGACCGCGTGGTGAGAAGAGAAGTGTGCCGGATTATCACGCGTGGTACCCAAACCTACAGCGTGTTGGACGGCGCTCCCTCTGAGAGTCAGAGCAAGTTCCTGCTGAGTTTAAAGGAAAAGGCCGAAGAGGAAAGCTCCGGCCGTTGCCGTACCTACGGAGTCTGCTTCGTTGACACCTCCGTGGGTTATTTTCACATCGGTCAGTTCCCAGACGATCGTCACTGTTCGCGACTGCGTACCCTGATAGCACACTTCGCCCCGGCTGAAGTGCtctttgaaaaggggaacccgTCTGTTGAAACGCGCAAAATCCTCAAGGCCTCGCTGTCCTCTGCTCTGCAGGAAGGACTTACTGCAGGCACCCAGTTCTGGGATGCTCAAAAGACTCTGAAAACCCTTTCAGAAGAAGATTACTTCAGAGAGATTGCTGACAAGGACCAGGGGACCGGGAACAACTTTCTTCCTGCTCTTCTAAAAAAGATGACCTCTGAGAGCGATTCCCTGTGCCTCACTCCTAAAGAGGGCTATGAGCTGGGCCTGTCAGCGCTGGGTGGATGCATTTCCTACCTGAAGAAATGTCTGGTAGACCAAGAGCTGCTCTCTTTGGCCAACTTTGAAGAATATGTCCCGGTTGATGTTGAGCTGGAGAAAGCTGCCGGACCTGCCAGCTTCTTTGCCCAGACCCGCCAGCGGATGGTCCTCGATGGAGTGACTCTGGCGAACTTGGAAATCTTTCAGAACGGGTCAGGAGGAACAGAAGGGACGCTGCTGGAGCGTTTGGACACCTGCTCTACCCCCTTTGGCAAGAGGCTGCTGAAGCAGTGGCTCTGCGCTCCTCTGTGTAACCCCACGTCCATCAAGGACCGGCTGGATGCAGTGGAAGACCTGATGGCAGCTCAGGCCCAGGCTACTGAGGTTTCAGACCTGCTGAAGAAACTCCCAGATTTGGAGCGTCTACTGAGTAAAATCCACAGCATTGGCACTCCTCTGAAGGGCCAGGATCACCCGGACGGCAGAGCCGTTCTCTACGAGGAGGTCACCTACAGCAAGCGCAAGATAGCAGACTTCCTCTCAGCACTGGAAGGTTTCAAAACTATGCAGGAGATCATCACCGTCCTCGCTCCGGTTTCAGACGAATCTCAATCCGCATTGCTCCGTCAAGTTGTCAGTCTGAAAGGTGAAAAGGACGGCCTCTTTCCCGACCTCTCCGCCGAACTCAGGCGCTGGGAGACCGCCTTCGACCACCAGAAAGCCCGCACCACCGGCGTCATAACCCCTAAAGCCGGCTTCGACCCAGAGTTCGACCAGGCTCTGACTTCGATCAAGAACTGTGAGCGAGAGCTGCAGGATTACCtggacagacagaagaagagagtCGGCTGTAAAAGCATGTCCTACTGGGGAACTGGGAGAAACCGCTACCAGATGGAGGTGCCCGACAGCGTCTCGGAGAGGAATATACCCGAGGAGTACGAGGTGAAGTCTACAAAGAAAGGCTGGAAGCGTTACGTGACAAAAGAGACCGAACGGCTGTTCTCAGAGCTGCAAGGGTTTGAGGAGAAGAGAGATGCCGCCCTGAAAGACTGCATGAGGAGGCTCTTCTACAACTTTGACAAGAACTACAGAGACTGGAAGACTGGCGTGGAGTGCATGGCAGTGATTG ATGTGCTGCTGGCCTTGTCGCGCTACAGTCAGGGCGGAGACGGACCGATGGCCAGGCCACAGGTGGTGCTCCCTGAGGGCGATGACCAGATGGCGACCTTTCTTGACCTCGTTGGATCCCGCCACCCTTGTGTCACCAAGACCTTTTTTGGAGATGACTTTATCCCCAATGACATCAATATCGGCTGCCCTGGTGGCGGTGAAACGGATGAGGAAAAAGAGCACGCCTCCTGTGTCCTCGTCACGGGACCAAACATGGGTGGAAAGTCCACTCTCATGAGACAG TGTGGACTCGTGATCATCCTCGCTCAGCTGGGTTGCCATGTTCCCGCCGAGAGCCTGCGCTTCACACCAGTTGACCGTGTCTTCACTCGGCTCGGAGCCTCAGATCGGATCATGGCTG GAGAGAGTACCTTCTTCGTGGAGTTAAGTGAGACTGCCAGCATCCTGCACCATGCCACCAAACACTCGCTCGTGCTCCTGGATGAATTAG GAAGGGGCACAGCCACATATGATGGCACAGCGATCGCCAGCGCTGTTGTGAAGGAGCTTGCTGAGAAGATCTGCTGTCGCACCCTCTTTTCTACACACTACCACTCACTGGTGGAGGACTACGCCAACAACCATGCTGTGCGGTTGGGCCACATG GCGTGCATGGTGGAGAATGAATGTGAGGATCCAAGTCAAGAGACTATCACATTCCTCTACAAGTTCATCACTGGCGCTTGTCCAAAGAGTTACGGCTTCAACGCCGCTCGACTCGCCAACCTGCCGGAGGTGGTCATCCAATCGGGACACAGGAAGGCAAAAGAGTTCGAGAGGAGCACCATCAGCCTCAGACTCTTCAA GAAACTCTGCCAGTTTGCTGAAGACGCCACACCGGGCAACACACACTTCTCTTCACTTGTTCAGATGCTCAACACGCTGTAG